In Ascaphus truei isolate aAscTru1 chromosome 5, aAscTru1.hap1, whole genome shotgun sequence, one genomic interval encodes:
- the FAM114A2 gene encoding protein FAM114A2, producing MAEKDSSENSRGGSLPQEDEEDTAAVSGPSEGSAKDERETGTEPMAITRKRPEAKSSSVSAEEEEEDSGPGQQDPDSGTKSPSTWGYWGNWGKSLISTASATVATVGHGISSAIEKAETTLGIPSPVELSVGGHGEAKEGDTQGVDAGESSAAAEGESSSPITGALGFFSSFSTAVQSTGKTVLTGGLDALEFIGKKTMDVIAEGDPGFKKTKGLMNRNSTLSHVLREAKEREEQRVSSDVTMETERKAHYGLLFDEYQGLAHLEALEILSRESEAKVKSILGALSGEQLAALKLELEPLKETFSLEEFDDEEEAEKGDEDFIQDVTVLFQELHISAKPEKLTRARKAAYDWMAKLEEEEENKESGKAEQMDSEAAEEHKKTTVEDIHEFAIRSLAELSACSMEMFHKAATLILHGQTPVPAVARGKALSQMTITLCKELSQLSKRITTLLTSIGATEKSEILNPLITGVFLEASNSASYIQDAFQLLLPVLEISHIQSRT from the exons ATGGCTGAAAAAGACAGCAGTGAGAACAGTAGGGGCGGGAGTCTGCCCCAGGAGGACGAGGAAGATACAGCTGCCGTTTCGGGACCCAGCGAGGGCAGTGCCAAagacgagagagagactggcACCGAACCTATGGCCATAACCCGCAAACGCCCCGAGGCCAAATCCAGCAGTGTgtcagcagaggaggaggaggaggatagtGGACCAGGGCAGCAGGATCCA GATTCTGGGACTAAGTCTCCATCAACATGGGGATATTGGGGAAACTGGGGCAAGTCCTTGATTTCCACAGCTTCAGCAACCGTGGCTACTGTCG GTCATGGTATTTCCAGCGCTATAGAGAAAGCGGAGACCACCCTGGGGATTCCCAGCCCTGTGGAGCTCTCAGTTGGAGGACATGGGGAGGCTAAAGAAGGTGACACAcaag GTGTTGATGCTGGGGAGAGCAGTGCTGCCGCAGAGGGGGAGAGCTCATCCCCCATTACAGGAGCGCTGGGTTTCTTCTCCAGCTTCTCCACAGCAGTGCAAAGCACG GGGAAGACCGTTCTCACCGGGGGACTGGATGCCCTGGAGTTTATTGGAAAAAAGACAATGGACGTGATCGCTGAGGGAGACCCCGGCTTCAAGAAGACCAAAGGACTTATGAACAGGAACTCCACATTGTCCCAC GTTCTGCGAGAGGCAAAGGAGAGAGAAGAGCAGCGCGTCAGCAGCGATGTTACTATGGAGACGGAGAGGAAAGCACACTATGGGTTATTATTTGACGAGTACCAGGGACTGGCGCACCTTGAGGCTTTGGAGATTCTGTCAAGAGAGAGTGAGGCCAAG GTGAAGTCTATTCTCGGGGCTCTCTCAGGGGAGCAGCTCGCAGCATTGAAGTTGGAGCTGGAACCGTTGAAAGAAACATTCTCCTTGGAGGAGTTTGACGATGAGGAGGAGGCGGAGAAGG GAGATGAAGATTTTATCCAGGATGTAACTGTGCTTTTTCAGGAGTTGCACATCTCTGCCAAGCCAGAGAAACTGACCAGA GCCCGGAAAGCAGCCTACGACTGGATGGCCAAACtcgaggaggaggaagagaacaAAGAAAGCGGAAAAGCGGAACAGATGGACTCGGAAGCTGCAGAGGAACATAAGAAAACTACTGTAGAG GATATCCATGAGTTTGCTATCCGGAGCCTGGCAGAGCTGAGCGCCTGCTCTATGGAAATGTTCCACAAAGCGGCCACACTGATCCTGCACGGACAGACTCCGGTGCCAGCAGTTGCACGAGGCAAAGCACTGTCACA GATGACTATCACACTGTGCAAAGAGCTCTCACAGCTTTCAAAGAGGATAACCACGCTCCTGACATCCATAGGG GCTACAGAAAAGTCCGAAATTTTGAATCCATTAATTACCGGAGTGTTTCTAGAG GCCTCTAACAGTGCTTCCTACATCCAAGATGCTTTCCAACTCCTGCTGCCAGTACTTGAAATCTCCCACATCCAGAGTCGGACTTAA